The Vibrio sp. 10N DNA window TATATTCATGGCTTCAACAGTTCGCCAGAGTCGTTTAAAGCGCAAGCGATGGTGGCGTACTGTCAACAGGCGAGGCCAGATATCAAGGTCGTCGTGCCGCAAATGCCGTGTTTTCCTGAGCAGGCAGCGTTGTATCTACAGCAAATTGTCGCGCAATATCAAGCGGACTATCAGATTGCGCTCGTGGGAAGCTCATTGGGCGGTTACCTATCAACCTGGCTTAACCATCATTATGGCTTTAAAGCGGTATTGATAAACCCAGCGGTTAAACCTTACGAGCTACTGCTCGACTTTTTAGGTGAACAGCAAAACCCGTATACTCACGAACGTTATGTGCTTGAAGCAAAACACATTGATGAGCTAAAAGCGCTTGATGTGGAAACCATTCACTCACCTGACGATTTTTGGCTGTTGCAGCAAGAGGGCGATGAAGTTCTAGATTATCGCCAGGCGGTCGACAAGTATCGTCAATGCAAGCAAACCGTCGAGGAAAATGGCGATCATAGCTTTGTCGGTTTTGAACGATTCCCTGAACAGATTATCCGCTTCTTAGACCTATAATCGTCGCTTTTTTCGTCTCCCCTTGAGGAGACAGTCATAATTTTCCCTCCAACTTCTGCGTGAAACTTGACAACACTTGCGTAGAGCCAGACTATGATGTGTCTGTACTTACGCGTAAGCCCTGAGCGATGCACAATTCAATGATGCACGGCTCAACTGCGGGCAAGCGACCTTTGGTCGCAATCTCTATTTTTGCTGCTAAGTATCAATCATTATTTGAGTAAAATTTCCGTATTATGACAGAACAATATAATGCTGGAGCCATTGAGGTTCTCAATGGTCTTGAGCCAGTACGTCGCCGACCAGGGATGTATACGGATACAGCGCGTCCAAACCACTTGGGTCAAGAAGTTATCGATAACAGTGTCGATGAAGCGCTAGCCGGACATGCCTCTAAGGTACAAGTCATTCTGCATGCCGACCAATCACTAGAAGTGATTGATGATGGTCGTGGTATGCCAGTCGATATCCACCCTGAAGAGAAAATTTCAGGTGTTGAGCTTATTTTCTGTAAGCTCCACGCGGGTGGTAAGTTCTCGAACAAAAACTATCAATTCTCCGGCGGTTTGCACGGGGTTGGTATCTCTGTGGTTAACGCGCTTTCGAAACGCGTCGAAGTTGCAGTGCGTCGCGATGGTCAAGTGTATGAAATGGCCTTTGAGCATGGCAATAAAGTTCAAGAACTGACGGTAACTGGCACTTGTGGCCGCCGCAATCGCGGCACCAGTGTACACTTCTGGCCTGATGCGAGCTATTTTGATTCGGCGAACTTCTCAGTAACTCGTTTGGTGAACAACCTACGAGCGAAGGCGGTGTTGTGTCCGGGTCTGGAAATTACCTTCACCGATAAGGTGAACGGCAAAGATTACAAATGGTATTACGAAGATGGTCTAAAAGACTATCTCGCAGAAGGGGTAAAAGGCTACGCAGTCCTACCTGAAGCACCATTTACTGGCGAATTTACTGCAGAAACCGAAGCGGCAACCTGGGCTGTGATTTGGCAGCCAGAAGGCGGTGAGATGATCACCGAAAGCTACGTGAACTTGATCCCAACCGCTCAAGGCGGTACGCATGTTAATGGCCTGCGCCAAGGCTTGCTGGATGCGATGCGTGAGTTCTGTGAATTCCGTAACTTGCTACCTCGCGGCGTTAAGCTAACCGGTGATGATGTGTTTGAGCGCTGCTCATACGTACTGTCCATTAAGATGCAAGACCCGCAGTTTGCTGGACAAACCAAAGAACGCCTCTCTTCTCGTCAGTGTGCAGCGTTTGTCTCAGGTGTGGTTAAAGATGCCTTTAGCTTGTGGCTGAATGAGAAGCCGCAGCTTGCTGAGCAGTTAGCGGAAGTGTGTATTGCCAATGCTCACCGCCGTATGCGCGCAAGCAAAAAAGTGGTGCGTAAGAAAGTGGCTTCTGGCCCTGCGCTACCAGGCAAGCTCACAGACTGTTCGCAACAAGACTTAAACCGCACCGAAATCTTCTTCGTGGAGGGTGACTCGGCGGGTGGTAGTGCCAAACAGGCTCGCGATCGTGAGTTCCAAGCCGTGATGCCGCTGCGCGGTAAAATCCTCAACACTTGGGAAGTGTCTGCAGACCAAGTTCTGGCGTCACAAGAAGTGCACGACATTTCCGTGGCTTTGGGTATCGACCCAGATACCGAGAACCTTGATGGTCTTCGTTACGGTAAGGTGTGTATCCTTGCCGATGCGGACTCGGATGGTCTGCACATTGCGACACTTCTATGTGCGCTATTTACCAAACACTTCCGCTCATTAGTTGCTGCCGGACACGTTTATGTTGCCATGCCGCCACTGTATCGTATCGACTGTGGTAAAGAGGTGTTCTACGCCCTTGATGACGATGAAAAAGATGGCGTACTTGAGCGTCTGAGCAAGAAGAAAGCGAAGATCAACGTCCAGCGATTCAAAGGTCTGGGTGAAATGAACCCACTGCAGCTGCGTGAAACTACGATGGATCCTAATACCCGTCGCTTGGTGCAGTTGACCATTGATGATGACGAAGCCACCAATGAGATGATGGATATGTTACTCGGTAAGAAGCGTGCTGATGATCGTCGTAGCTGGCTACAAAACAACGGTGACATGGCTGAGGTATAACAATGTCGACTGAAATGTCTTTTGATGGCGTAGAACAACTGCCTCTGCGAAAGTTCACTGAAGACGCCTATCTGAACTACTCAATGTACGTCATCATGGATCGTGCATTGCCTTACATTGGTGACGGATTGAAACCCGTACAGCGCCGCATTATCTATGCGATGTCTGAGCTGGGCCTGTCCGCATCGGCGAAATACAAAAAATCGGCACGTACTGTTGGTGACGTGTTGGGTAAATATCACCCACACGGCGACTCAGCGTGTTATGAAGCCATGGTATTGATGGCGCAGCCATTCTCTTATCGCTATCCATTGGTGGACGGTCAAGGTAACTGGGGTGCCCCAGACGATCCTAAATCGTTCGCTGCGATGCGTTACACCGAAGCCAAACTGTCTAAGTTTGCTGAAGTGCTGCTTGGTGAGCTCGGTCAAGGCACCGTTGAGTGGCAGCCAAACTTCGACGGCACCATGAAAGAGCCGAAGATCCTCCCTGCGAGATTGCCGCACATTTTGCTTAACGGCATCACGGGTATCGCAGTTGGTATGGCAACGGACATTCCGCCGCACAACGTGCGTGAGATTGCTGACGCAACGATTCACCTTATCGATAAGCCAAAATCTGAGCTTGCTGAGGTAATGGAGTTTGTTAAAGGCCCAGATTACCCGACCGAAGCTGAAATCATCTCACCGCAAGCTGACTTAGAGAAAATCTATCGTACCGGCCGTGGTAGTGTGAAGATGCGTGCAGTATGGCACAAAGAAGGCTCGGAGATTGTCATCACCGCGCTGCCGCACCAGGTGTCTGGTGCTAAGCTGCTTGAGCAAATTGCGAACCAAATGCGCGCCAAAAAACTGCCAATGGTAGATGACTTGCGCGATGAGTCGGATCACGAAAACCCAACGCGTATCGTTGTTGTACCGCGCTCAAACCGCATTGATTGCGACCAGCTGATGAATCACTTGTTCGCATCGACCGATCTTGAGAAGAACTTCC harbors:
- the yqiA gene encoding esterase YqiA, producing MSAKRPLLLYIHGFNSSPESFKAQAMVAYCQQARPDIKVVVPQMPCFPEQAALYLQQIVAQYQADYQIALVGSSLGGYLSTWLNHHYGFKAVLINPAVKPYELLLDFLGEQQNPYTHERYVLEAKHIDELKALDVETIHSPDDFWLLQQEGDEVLDYRQAVDKYRQCKQTVEENGDHSFVGFERFPEQIIRFLDL
- the parE gene encoding DNA topoisomerase IV subunit B, with translation MTEQYNAGAIEVLNGLEPVRRRPGMYTDTARPNHLGQEVIDNSVDEALAGHASKVQVILHADQSLEVIDDGRGMPVDIHPEEKISGVELIFCKLHAGGKFSNKNYQFSGGLHGVGISVVNALSKRVEVAVRRDGQVYEMAFEHGNKVQELTVTGTCGRRNRGTSVHFWPDASYFDSANFSVTRLVNNLRAKAVLCPGLEITFTDKVNGKDYKWYYEDGLKDYLAEGVKGYAVLPEAPFTGEFTAETEAATWAVIWQPEGGEMITESYVNLIPTAQGGTHVNGLRQGLLDAMREFCEFRNLLPRGVKLTGDDVFERCSYVLSIKMQDPQFAGQTKERLSSRQCAAFVSGVVKDAFSLWLNEKPQLAEQLAEVCIANAHRRMRASKKVVRKKVASGPALPGKLTDCSQQDLNRTEIFFVEGDSAGGSAKQARDREFQAVMPLRGKILNTWEVSADQVLASQEVHDISVALGIDPDTENLDGLRYGKVCILADADSDGLHIATLLCALFTKHFRSLVAAGHVYVAMPPLYRIDCGKEVFYALDDDEKDGVLERLSKKKAKINVQRFKGLGEMNPLQLRETTMDPNTRRLVQLTIDDDEATNEMMDMLLGKKRADDRRSWLQNNGDMAEV